The Acanthopagrus latus isolate v.2019 chromosome 13, fAcaLat1.1, whole genome shotgun sequence genome contains a region encoding:
- the rab38b gene encoding ras-related protein Rab-38, with the protein MTNHPSHSNGMQGLRKEHLYKVLVIGDLGVGKTSIIRRYVHQTYSTNYRATIGVDFALKVLNWDSETVRLQLWDIAGQERFGNMTRVYYREAMGAFIVFDVTRHTTFEAVVKWKEDLDSKLMLADGQSIATVLLANKCDQGRELTSNGIKMDQFCKDHGFVGWFETSAKDNLNICEAANFLVKHIMATENDILKSVVPDTISPQLDSNRQMSCSGCFK; encoded by the exons ATGACCAATCACCCCTCACACTCCAACGGCATGCAGGGCCTCCGGAAGGAGCACCTGTACAAGGTGCTGGTGATCGGAGACCTCGGCGTCGGGAAGACCTCCATCATCAGGCGGTACGTGCACCAGACCTACTCCACAAACTACCGCGCCACCATCGGCGTGGACTTCGCCCTCAAGGTGCTCAACTGGGACTCTGAGACCGTCCGGCTCCAGCTGTGGGACATAGCAG GTCAGGAACGTTTTGGAAACATGACACGAGTGTACTACCGGGAAGCCATGGGAGCCTTCATAGTGTTCGACGTGACGCGGCACACGACCTTCGAGGCCGTCGTCAAGTGGAAAGAGGACCTGGACTCCAAGCTGATGCTGGCCGATGGACAGAGCATCGCCACCGTGCTGCTGGCCAACAAGTGCGACCAGGGCAGGGAGCTGACCAGCAACGGCATCAAAATGGACCAGTTCTGCAAGGACCACGGCTTCGTCGGGTGGTTCGAGACCTCCGCTAAG gACAATCTAAACATCTGTGAAGCTGCGAACTTCCTGGTCAAGCACATCATGGCCACGGAGAACGACATCCTGAAGAGCGTGGTACCGGACACCATCTCACCCCAGCTCGACTCCAACAGGCAGATGAGCTGCTCAGGCTGCTTCAAATAA